GCATCCCTTGTTTACCCCCTTGCTTTTCATGGGAAACCTGTAAGAACGCTTGTCTGTCCCCCTTTTATTGGATACCTCACTCTGTTGCATCACTTGTCTTGTTGAGGGTGGTCCCATTGGATTTTCGAGGAAGACCCAACACAATTCCCTTGTCTGGTCTCCTTGCATTTTAGGAAAACCAGTTGCATGACTGTCTTGTTTACTTCACGTCTTCCATAGGAGATGCGGAAAATTTCTCTCCTCTCCCTTTGTCTTTCTGGGGAGACCTCCAACATTACTTTTCCATGAAAGACCTAgagaataatgataatgatggtaCACCAATTATCAATATTCTCTTCAGTGGATTTAATTGCCATTACGTATTCACATTGTAAAATATTGTTTCAAGTTCCTGATACATTATGCTTTAATATTAACAGTTTCCAATGTCCAGATTAAGAGCCCATAGAGCATCATGTACACAGATGGCTACTCTTTCCTCTTTTCCAGTGGCATCTGCAAGGCAGTCTTTACCACAGTAAGGTCATGTTGAGAAGATCTAGCTTCTTGTAAAAGTGATTCTTTAGTCTATACCCCACACtaagttcaaaataaatgtactTGTATTTCTTTAAGTCTAGTTGATGTCATCACCTTTTTTAGTCATAGTATTTTAACAATGAAATTCATACAGCAGCAATAAGAGGATATTCAAATATGCAAAAATCCCAGAGGAAAAGAGCAAAGGTTAATTTTTATAGGACGGTATAGTTCTTACATTTTGAAAGTTAAGTCTGAAAGAGACTGATGACTCTGGGGCCTTGATGAGGCAAGAATTTGTCGTTGTTACTCTGTGCTGAGAGCTTATTTCCACAATTACTCTGACTTATTTCCCCACCACAACCCCCATCCCCCCTCAAGGCAACACTTTTTATGGCAGTGTTTTGTTCTGCCTTATTCCaatgacccctgagagtgatactaaactttactctgtctaacgcctgaCAATTTTACTTATCAACTTGGGGCCAGTTCAGGGGTGAAAAGGGTACTCATCTGATTAAGCTGAAGACTAAATAATGAAGTGATTTTCATTATTGTTGTTTCCAGAGCTACGAACCGGTCAACATTTACTTGTCCCTATTGCTACCAAAGGAACTTAGATTGCAAGACCTTGTTACACCATGTGAACGGCAATCACAAAAGTGAAACACAGTCTGTGGTGAGTTGAGAGTCCAAGTGACACAGCAAAACCAAAAGAAACAAGGCTATTATGTTTTAATAGTTTCATGTGTTTTCCAGAAGGTGAATGTGTTGAACCATGAGAACCTTGGAGTTCATCagaaaataaagaagaaaatgtGTTTGAGAGTGAAACTAAATCAAGCACCCCAGAATATAGTTATGTTACTTGAACTTGGTGAACTCAGATTGTTTCAAGCAATTCTGCACTTGAGTGGTATTTAAAACACCAAGTAATAATTACATGGTATTTCAGTCGTGGACAACACGTTAGTGCAAGATTTATTATCATTTTGCAGTATTTATTGAAATCAGCACATAAATGGTCCTTTCCTTGGCAATGACCACTCACAGATCGATAGTCGTTGCTGGCAAAGGGTCTTGATAGCGTACTTGTTACTATAATTTTGgacgatgatgtttgaaacattgaAACATGTTCCAAGTTAAAATCAAAAGTGTGGttgcattttaaaaaataatacattttaaacTTATTTAGGAATAAGAATCTCAAAAAATCCATAcatgaataaaagaaaaatgaaaaacaagtttAGGGTACCTTTCATAGGAATAACGTTATGTCCTCCTTTTCAATTCCAGTATCTGAATAAAGTTATGTTAGTACATGTAATACAGATGGTTGTGGAGGGTGAGATAAAAAAGATGGAAAGAATTTGGCACTGGGTAACTCCCACCTCTTCTCAGTCCTTgatattgatttttttccttgcacAACTTTTTCGCTTGTCCTGACCAAACAGGAGTTCTTGGTTTGGgtgaacaatagaaaaataattgatttattTAGCTGACAGAAGGGCTGTCCTCTGAGAACTTTGTCATTCATTGACAGAGAAAGAGTGtttaaggcaaaaaaaaaattatgatagAGTTGACAAGTTGTAAGTTTGATAAACAGACATGGTTTAATTTCATGTTCTACACTGTCAGGTATGTCCAATCTGTGCCAGCATGCCTTGGGGAAATCCCAACCAAAAGAGTGGTAATTTTGTTCATCACCTCAATTTACGGCACAAGTTCGAATATGATACATTTGTGGTGAGTCCATTTTAAAGTCGCGGTTCAAAACTTAAAAGTTCATGATTATTAACAATACCTACTGTAtatattggatgaggtttttgtgatatgtGTAGTTACCAATGCTATTATcggtaattaaaattaataataatgaactttatttaagtgtcaattgtATTTTGGCATTGGCCAATTGGGGACAAttggaaatcaaatcaaatcacacACCACACCTGAGTAAagcccaggccacattggtgggaggtgagcgCTCTCATCACTGCTCCCTCTACGAGGTCAATGTACATTTgtatgtgaaattaaaattaatgattaGTCAATAGAACAACCATCATCTTTATATCGATCATCACATTATTTACCAGTAAGGCTCAAGTTTATATCATCACCAAGGATTTGGAGTAGTAAACATTCATGTGATTATATAATTCCACAAAACTGCATACTAGGTAGCCCATCAACTTGCTACATTAGCACAGTGCTAATGTAGTGTCAAACATCCTTTGCAAATTCCACATTTTTGAACGTTTCATGGATCAGTAAAGGATAGATTGCCACATTAATCATGAGCACTTCACAATGCACTCACTATGCACAATCCATTTAATTTAAATACCAGGATGCACCATAAATAGGGTCACCTCATCCTCAGCGTTTGTATGATTTCCTTCAAGCTTGAATGATAATCTTAGAGCTAtatgatcaacaaacagcaaaataGAGAGGGAACTCTTAACAGATATTTCCAGAGCAAGAAAAGGGACAGGggattttaaaacaagaacgaAAGACAACATCTCAAAACATATCACTGACACATTGCTGTTAGAGGTACATGTACAGCCAGTTCCTATGATACCAGGCTTCATGTAGTGtgttttcttgttcttgtttaagCTCAGAACTGTAACTCAGATTTTTTCCTCCCATCATATTTGTCAGGATTATCAGGAAGATGAAGATGTTATCCTACAGCAAGTCCTGGCTCAGTCAATTCAAGAACATTGAGTTTACATTAAGTGCTGTACCATGAACATGTTACAGCAAAATGCGGGCAATTCGGGAGAGAAGTTGCGAGGGAAACTTAGAATGCCAGACAAAAAGTGCTAGTTCCTCTCAGTCTAAACATTCTGTGCCATGTTGTGCTGCTGTTTTCTCTTCAAGCGAGGGATTCAAAGGGATCTTTCACCGGCCCCCTCCCACTTACCTTATCGCTCCGAGGTAATAGTTTAAATTGGGTCAGACACAGTAGACTGTGGACATTGATGACACATTGAGCTGGTCCATACAAAGTCATCTTAATGGCTTAAAGAAGaatgttgcaaaataataaactgagcCCTAGGCTATAAAGAAGAGCAGCTTCTTACCAAAACAAGTccttttaaacttgttttgtACTTTGAGTCCATCATTCCCTTAGTTAGGTACAGTATGAACTTTGATGTGCTAGAAAGATTACACTGCAGAGTAACAAGGATTACTTTTAGTTTTCTAAAAGATTTATCTTCAGTAGAAGTCCTAGGCAGGGCCAAGTTGGATACTTTAAGAACTTATACAAACATTACATCCTgaagtgtacatgtacttgtaagaTTATTCTAAATGATTCAAGTTACAATGTGACAACTTGAAACATTTATGTGGAATTTTCAGCACCGATCTGATTATTTTGATCCTGGTAAatcaatatacatgtaccagaGGCTTTCAGTATTACACATGGACCTTTCCTAATGCTTCTTAAAACAAAAAGTGTGGTTGTAAAAGATAACACACAAGTGGAACAAGAAGGCCCAGGggccaaagaaaaagcaaaaaacagaTGAACATTTCCTTCAGTTGGTGGATTCAACACCATTAACAAATAATACTCTTCATCTATTTCAGGAAGACATTTTGatactttttattttcaaacaagcaTTATAGCACTACAGCTATTTAAGTGCACCAATCCCCTTTTTGGTTATTTTCTGTGATACTTAAGAAAACTTAGGGAATATGGCTTGCCACAATGTTGacatcataataattattgtatttgtattttacaacaaaaagtgcacatcatgacaaaattaaataattataatttgttaTTGCATTATTGTTATGATCTATTAAATTCTCTGGCCTGTGATcttgttcttttccttttgtGTTTCTTTGGTGTTGTTGGGTTTATTTTAGGGTAGGGCATTCCACACTGCGAGCAAAGCTGCCTTAGAGCTTTTTCATAAGCACTGTTTAGTCTTGCCGCCTGCTGAAGAGCATACTTCAAATCCTCGATCTCCTCAAAGAATCCCTGACAAATTCAAATaaatatacatgcaaaacagTAACAGGTGGTATTTAAAACAGGAAGGTGCTCAGTGGTTCTTAgatattttaagaaaattaaacGGGTGGGGTGCCTTGATGTCTACACATAAGGTGCATGGCAAAAAGAGAACTGATTTTATataattaaatttttattaggggcaattgcaaaaatattgttGTGTTGGTAAAATTTTCCTGGCATGCTAAATTTTCACTAAGAAGAAATCCCCCACCCCTAATTTGCATAGATTGCCAGCCATATTGGAGCATGTTACTGTCTCCGTGCTGGTGCATGTCAAGATGGAGTCCCCTGGACTTCCCAAGCACCCATTCTTCTTTTAGCTTGATGCAGTTGTCATTTAAAATGACTCTGACCTTGAcataaattaatattattgttacacGTAATCCCAATAATTCTACACACAGTGCGATACAATTGGTTTGGTGCTGCTTTTTGCATTTTCTCTATAATACCATAAAGCCAAGGTGTAGTAATAAATGTCAAATGGCTTACCTTGTCTAGCATCTTGAGTTCATCTACAACAGACACAGAACATGTGTAAATTTTAgattgaaaaggaaggaaaaagtcgaataatattattgaagaAAGTTCCATTTTTAATAAGTACATGCCATGTTGGATCTTTTACATCTGGCCACttttaatattttaacaataaaattactCAGTGGTTAATCATCattaaaaatttattgtttattgttattattgtacagttattattattattgacatcaACAATTTACTGATTGGAATTTATTATACAGGACTGGTATGGTTGCTGTTTGCTATTTAGTTTTCTCTCATCTGATTGGCGTTTTCATTGCAACACAGCATACCATTTTCTAatgtttttgctgttttacAAGTTCCACACTTCGTCTAGTGTTTgatgaggctaaatataatttaggcaaagttaaaaccaagccaatgcagcggtgttgcctgggatacttgggggggttccagggaggtttgcaggggcattgccatgtgctttggcttgagttgccttttcgcttTCTTGCTTCTTTACGCCTCCGGGAAATTTGATTGTTCTTTGGTTCCCACGCTTATTTCCTTCAGAAGGACAGTGCTACCTCGTGTTTTCTCCGCTCTTAGTGGGTTTATGCCTCCGAAACGCACAACTCGCAACAGTTTGAGCACTTATTTTGACAT
The Montipora capricornis isolate CH-2021 chromosome 10, ASM3666992v2, whole genome shotgun sequence genome window above contains:
- the LOC138019174 gene encoding E3 ubiquitin-protein ligase RNF166-like, producing the protein MATGGVPMRSNIADDNFSCPVCLEIFENPVSTPCGHTFCNDCLNACENIPGTATCPVCRTSFQTRLKSRADHIELQIFQNRSTCPGCHRQFPMSRLRAHRASCTQMATLSSFPVASARQSLPQATNRSTFTCPYCYQRNLDCKTLLHHVNGNHKSETQSVVCPICASMPWGNPNQKSGNFVHHLNLRHKFEYDTFVDYQEDEDVILQQVLAQSIQEH